The genomic window CAAAATGCTGTGGCAACGACTCACACCGAGTGGTAACAATGTTACCTGCGGTGGAGAAAACCCTCTTGCTCGCAACTTGTGTTGTTTGGAAGGACAGATAACTTTCAGCTAATTGTATGACAAGTGTGAAGATCTCTTGAAGTTCCTACCACCACTCGTAGGGATTGGAATTCTCGGTACACATGTTGCTGCCAAAGAACTCTCAGtagcattttttttctgttcaccaCTTGCGTAATTTACTTCTGTTTCTGGCAAATTTCGTCACACAAAGCCCACACAAAGCCCCCTGAACTGGAATCTTGTCTTTTTTGTGGGGGTAATAGTACTACTGTCAATTTCTGTGCCTTTTACTGTAAATTCTACTTTCAATAGATTGACTGCATATTGACGCTCAgcataattgaaaatttaaattttgcttcCTAGATCAAGCACACTGAAGAGAACATTTATGTCATCCATCTTGTACATGCTGAATGTGCTTTTCAAATAATTCAACAGTTTACGTGCAAATTGTTAGTTGTTGTAACTTCAAGGCTTGGAAATAGAAACACTGTAATATTTGTAAACATAACCTCAAGATAGGTATgtttttatacattttgtttGTGACGCTATTCTATATTTTGTCGCAAATTTTTCAACATTAGATTTGTATTTGTAATTTCCGAACCTTCGCAGATGCCTAGTGAATGGTAAGTAACGGTTGTCCCATTATTCTGTGAGGAGAATTTGGTAGTacaatgtttgtatatttttgttgttCTAATGCATGTTGACCCCCCTGTCAGACATGTGGATCACTAACCTGAGCGAGGTTGGCATTCCACCCCGGAAGTCACCTCAGCATAGGAGGGGGCAGCGGCCAGCGGTGCGGTGGACCCTGCAACAGCAGAGTTGCCAGCATGCAGGGCAGCAAAAGTAAGCCGTTGCGGTTTTTTGGTGCCTGTAATGTGACACATCAGCCTCAATGACTGCAAATAGAAAAACTGTTAGTATGCACGCGAAGTAAGTTTGGGGCAGCAGCGACTGTAATGGAAGAATAAATCAACGAAAAGAAAAGGGGGATGCTTTCGCTTCCGGGCAGGAAGGTTCCGATgatttacgggggggggggggtagtcgagaaatactgactttgacgtctcgaagttggtggtactggctgACGTCAGGACGACCTACTGAGAGGTGTCCAAAACAAGGAGAAagcgactcacacgaggcgactgctgaAAAATTGGACTTACGGAGTATCTCAAAATGTGAAGGACGAATTTTGtgtcaacgtaacgcaagcaaatataccgctgtaaatacatagtttacctgtttaaaaataaaaatgcccacgtttcaaaccatatgtgcaattaaaataatgaaattaatacgtaaaatgatatttatacttaattagatagtgaacttgaataacataaatatgttttgaatgtttgtgttgttaaattattttggccatcttgtgtctgtgatcttTAAGCAAAtagttaaccacgtggtagcgaacAACACGCTAGCTGTAGAAGAGGTTACGTACGTAGCCTGTAATGTTTACAAAAGTAAGCAAGGTCTTTTTGTAgtttcttttccccaaattgaatttaTTTACTCTCCCAGTTTTAATTTGATATGTGGTCAAATTACTGGAATTAATACCTTACACAATCTATTGCTTACGACAAACAAAAGTGTACCGGTACTTGAGTCACCTACATAGCCGACTTCAttaagtattacttatatcaatgaataagcatggcttatttgattatgaataccgTATAAACTCACGTACCACCCGCCCCCCGGGTAAGACCCTCACCCTTATTTTCAGAATGCCatggtgggaaaaaatgtttttattgcaaatctgcatgggaaaaaaataatttagtcgtgatttattttcctttaaaacagtaacaaatcgtaaagaattaccaaaaatGTACTATGCTACTTCCTACAGCCTCGGCATTTGTGTTAAAATTGtacagaaggcaggcaactgcaatgtggCTATATCGCACAAGTAGAACGTGGCAGCGACGCGTGCGATCGATAACAACACGCTGTGTGTGCAcgtgaccttgcccagctcccagctgtttacagttacaaACTTCCGCGGCAATTATCGTGCGCTGGGCAATGACCTCattcaaacaaataaacgataaagcacgtgagtcctagccacgcataataaaaactatttttattacatgcataataaaaaaccttgtgcctaaatgtggcatattctacacaaaaatataaattaggttaACACCAATAGAGCATTTACTTAGGCTTAAATAAAATTGACTTACAAAATCACActgacaataaaattaacaaaagaatAACACGATGTCACAGCCGTCGGCCAAGAACGGATTTAAACTTCCTCTCAGCTGTTGTCCACAGTGCTGCCAGTGGTGGAGCACTTATGGttatgtattaactttttaaCTGTGGAAATAATAGTAGGTAATACTTACCGCCATTGTGCGCTGACACCACTTTTCTTATGTGGTTGTTCCACGACAGTACACGCTGTTTCAACGTTGCATCGCTCCACAACTTATGAAACGGCGGTACTGTCGTGAGAATTATGGTCTTCCTTCTCTGCAGAAGGAAGGCCATAATTCGCCCCAGCATGACCTTCATGGGTCCAATGGAACTGCCTTTCTGCAATCATAGGTAactgtgaattaataattaccTTGTCTCGTAAATTTAAATTGAATGAATCATGATATAAAATCAGCCACCGTCCCTGACAATATATTGAATACATACTAACCTCCAATACCATTATTACATAGTTATAAAGTAACCTTTATTGCTTCGTTTCCAACTATAACTGTTCTGCAACATTACCAATACACATAGTATTGAATGGTTTAAGTCTGAATGATCTCTTTATTTGAATCCCAGTaggtaagttgtaaaaaaaaaccctcaaacaCACATTTAGGTGCTTCATGGTAAAAATTTAACTGTCCAGCAAATTTGAAATGCTTTCTTTATCATGTTTATGAATAATACATTTCCAAGGGTTGTTTTACAATATAAGTTTCTGGGATTAATACATGTTGCATTTTCGTGAATTTGCTAACAAAAGTACAGCACCCATTGTTAGAATGGTATAATGTATAGTGATATGTAAGAAAAATATTCACTTggtaaacttgaaactatcattATGAGTTACTGTAGTCACACTATTTgctataatattttcatttacttACTAGGAGATCATTCAAACCAAGGAAGATGACCAGGCACATGGCCAGCTGGCCGCCGCGCTGCAGGCGCCTTATATGATGTCGGCATGCCGACATGCCTTGGCCGCTGACACATGcgcctgttttttttcttcttcgacCTGCAATTCAATTGTTAGATCAATGATATTACACTGCGCTACAGTACATGTTGTGCATTTAGCAATGTGTAAGGAAATACTTAATGGGAAATTAATGagttaagtaattaaattaaaaatactaattcatgCAATGAATAGCAAAGGAATGCACAAGGATGCTGTTTACAATTCACTTATTTCAGTGCAATGAGATATTACTACATGTCATTGACCCTCTCACCCCTTACCCTAGATTTTACAATGTAATGGATGAACAGGGGTGTaggaggggggggaaggggggacgtgtccccctgaactttttgggtggaggggactgcccCCCTCCCCTACCAAACCACTTTCAAGACCGTGAAATattcattttataatattattccgcattactgttatgctatttgaataaatcaataatcTTAGCAATTTTAAGCGAATCGGGTACCATGTATTTAAGGTTCATATGCAAGAAATTTGTCCAGCATCTaaattattaaattgaaaatcAAATAGTAAAGTGACTTTACTTTAAACACTCAAAACGTACCGATGCTATTCGAAATAGAGTATACCTGCAGGACTATGCCCCTTCCACTTGCAACCAAACCT from Bacillus rossius redtenbacheri isolate Brsri chromosome 1, Brsri_v3, whole genome shotgun sequence includes these protein-coding regions:
- the LOC134528129 gene encoding uncharacterized protein LOC134528129, encoding MSACRHHIRRLQRGGQLAMCLVIFLGLNDLLKGSSIGPMKVMLGRIMAFLLQRRKTIILTTVPPFHKLWSDATLKQRVLSWNNHIRKVVSAHNGGSTAPLAAAPSYAEVTSGVECQPRSGTRVELLDFAVKAAMVPHNIYCRDGIHLNQRGLRKLRAAITNKLRIMAQHGRL